The Paenibacillus dendritiformis region AGCACGGGCCAGCCTGTCTTTTCCGCTGAGGAACGCGAATTCATCGCTTCCGCGGCACCCGGGATTGCCTCTTGTCTTCGCGCCTACAGTCTCGCTCTGCCGGGAGCCGATGCCGCTTGGACGGAAGACAGCGATGAGCCCGGCATCGCCATTCTGTCGGAGCAGTTGGCTCTGCTCTTCTCCAATGCTGCGGCAGATCGCTGGATCGGGAAGCTACGGGCATGGGAACGGATCGGCAGCGATACGCTGCCGCGTCCGCTTCGGGCCGTGGGCACGCGAGCGCTCCATGCTCCGGCCGCGGCTTCGGCGGCCAAGGCTTGCATCCGCATGCCGGACGGGCCGTATCTGGCGATCCGTGCCAGCCGCCTGCACGGTTCGAGCGGCGAGATTCAGCTTGCGGTATCGTTCGAGCCGGCCCGCCCGTCCGACATGCTGCCCGTCATCGCCGAGGCGTATCGGTTGACAGAGCGCGAGCAGCAGCTGTTGGAGGGCGTCATCCGAGGGCTGTCGACCAAGGAACTGGCGGCTTCGCTTCATATTTCCGCCTACACGGTGCAGGATCATTTGAAATCGATTTTTGCCAAGACTGGCGTTGCCAGCCGGCGGGAGCTAATCTGGCATCTGCATTCCCGCTTCAGCCTGCCTCGCGCTTGAGGCTCTGGTGAATCCACAGATTTCGGGTGACAAATGCGGCTTCCAGAGTATCTATTATCAAGGAGAGTTGTTCTATCCTATTGTTGCCTATAGCTTCTGAGTGTGGTAGCATTTGGATTATCCTAACTGAAAGAGGCGATTACAATGACAGTCAGCTCTAATAAACCAACCACAAAATCAGAGGTACGGAAGGCATAATATCGATTCATCCATACTGCCATCTTCCGTATCTTACGAAACGGAGGACAAAGTGAATGTTCAGTTATTACAGTAATCTATGCACGGAAGTATATGATCTTACCAAACCTGTCGGGCACTCCATCGGTGGCGATATCGAGTATTATCTTGATAGACTCCAATCTTGCAGCGGTAGAATTCTGGAAGCGGCTGTAGGCTCAGGGCGTATGCTTATTCCCCTTCTTGAAGCAGGACTGCTTGTAGACGGGATTGATTATTCCCCTGCAATGTTGGCTTCTTGCCATAAACGCTGTGAAGAGCGAAACCTAAAGCCAATGTTGTATGAAGGAGAATTACAAAATTTTGCGCTGCCCCATAAATACGATGCCATCGTTATTCCAACCGGGTCTTTCTGTTTGATTGATAATCGTCAAGACTCGATTAACGCCCTTACATGTTTTTACGAGCACCTGACTCCCGGAGGACGGGTAATTATTGACCTTATTTTGCCCGAACGCATGGAGATAGGGACGATTTCAACATCAACCTTTACGTTCCCTTCAGGAGATGTCATTACTGTAGAAAATAAGCTCGTGGAATTTAATATGATCCATCAATACTCGGTATCCTATCTCAAATACGAAAAGTGGCGCGAAGGATCTTTAATTCAATCCGAGCTGCAACGTTTTGCGCTTCGCTGGTACGGTATTGAGGAATTCAAGCTCGTATTAGATAACATTGGCTTCTCAGACATCGTATGCTCTACCGATT contains the following coding sequences:
- a CDS encoding helix-turn-helix transcriptional regulator — protein: MTAIRQMTLIRLQIDKLGSASATSPDYRSSLLSLLREAVPFDAGCCTHVDPKTLLSTGAVTEDNVEAIHPHLFRNEYGEEDVNAYDELVHAGIPVATLCEATGGQPERSARYREVLLPAGFRDELRAALLYNGACWGFLTLYRSTGQPVFSAEEREFIASAAPGIASCLRAYSLALPGADAAWTEDSDEPGIAILSEQLALLFSNAAADRWIGKLRAWERIGSDTLPRPLRAVGTRALHAPAAASAAKACIRMPDGPYLAIRASRLHGSSGEIQLAVSFEPARPSDMLPVIAEAYRLTEREQQLLEGVIRGLSTKELAASLHISAYTVQDHLKSIFAKTGVASRRELIWHLHSRFSLPRA
- a CDS encoding class I SAM-dependent methyltransferase translates to MFSYYSNLCTEVYDLTKPVGHSIGGDIEYYLDRLQSCSGRILEAAVGSGRMLIPLLEAGLLVDGIDYSPAMLASCHKRCEERNLKPMLYEGELQNFALPHKYDAIVIPTGSFCLIDNRQDSINALTCFYEHLTPGGRVIIDLILPERMEIGTISTSTFTFPSGDVITVENKLVEFNMIHQYSVSYLKYEKWREGSLIQSELQRFALRWYGIEEFKLVLDNIGFSDIVCSTDYVYGKQPTDGSQTFTFEAVRK